In Cytophagia bacterium CHB2, the following are encoded in one genomic region:
- a CDS encoding phytase, which translates to MKTHLLAAFLFGTSTVVVPLFHELDSPPEGNGTIDSVAIWVAPNPVESVLFTTDKSDHTILMHNPSTKEFIGRLGSGGAGAGQLGYPNGVAVGYGVSLNGARIDVLFIVERDNHRVSIFSLPEQKFLGHFGAEDLTEPYGVALYWQGDQLQAWITETDSSPDQVYAYDILPQGESLVGKRAFFFDVAGGLESIAIDAVNNRVLLCDESDARNVMVYDLAGNFVQRFGEGLFTIDPEGIALYDLGNGAGYLIITDQNASPTEFEVFDRKTLQWLGNFTGETRGTDGVALTQAALPSLPHGSFYAVHSDKTVHVYDWAAIAGVMNLSTAIKSPRTAVAERKAANPLQFNLLTNHPNPFNPSTTISYRVDHYAPVYLDLYDSLGKQIARLVSKVQPAGEYQVRWDGRTHSGEAAASGVYFARLTVGNAVYTHTLLLQK; encoded by the coding sequence ATGAAAACTCATCTACTGGCAGCATTTTTATTTGGAACAAGCACGGTGGTTGTGCCGCTTTTCCATGAATTAGACAGCCCGCCGGAAGGTAACGGCACCATCGACTCCGTAGCAATTTGGGTTGCTCCCAATCCCGTCGAAAGCGTGTTGTTTACCACCGACAAAAGCGATCACACCATTCTCATGCACAATCCCAGCACCAAAGAATTCATTGGACGCTTGGGAAGCGGCGGCGCGGGTGCAGGACAACTCGGCTATCCGAACGGGGTGGCGGTGGGTTATGGCGTTTCGCTCAACGGCGCGCGCATCGATGTCTTATTCATCGTCGAGCGCGACAATCATCGCGTTTCAATATTCTCGTTGCCGGAGCAGAAATTTTTGGGACACTTTGGCGCCGAAGATTTAACCGAGCCTTACGGCGTTGCGTTGTATTGGCAGGGCGATCAGTTGCAAGCCTGGATTACCGAAACCGACTCCTCGCCGGATCAGGTATATGCTTATGACATTCTCCCGCAAGGCGAAAGTCTGGTGGGCAAGCGCGCCTTCTTTTTTGATGTTGCCGGAGGGCTGGAATCAATCGCGATTGACGCGGTTAATAACCGCGTTCTGCTTTGCGATGAAAGCGACGCCCGCAATGTGATGGTTTATGATCTGGCCGGCAACTTCGTGCAACGCTTTGGCGAGGGCTTGTTCACGATCGATCCAGAGGGCATCGCACTCTATGACCTGGGCAACGGCGCAGGCTACCTCATCATCACCGATCAAAATGCCAGCCCAACTGAATTTGAAGTGTTTGACCGCAAAACGCTGCAATGGTTGGGCAATTTTACCGGAGAAACCCGCGGAACAGACGGTGTCGCGTTAACTCAGGCAGCGCTGCCAAGCCTCCCGCACGGCTCGTTCTATGCGGTACACTCGGACAAAACTGTGCATGTTTACGATTGGGCTGCAATCGCCGGCGTCATGAATTTGTCAACAGCAATCAAATCGCCGCGCACTGCTGTTGCCGAACGCAAAGCGGCAAATCCATTGCAATTCAACCTCCTGACAAACCATCCGAATCCTTTCAATCCCTCCACCACCATTTCATACCGTGTCGATCATTACGCTCCGGTTTATCTGGATCTCTATGACTCGCTGGGCAAGCAAATTGCGCGTTTGGTGAGCAAGGTGCAGCCCGCGGGAGAATACCAAGTCCGTTGGGATGGCCGTACACACAGCGGTGAAGCGGCTGCCTCCGGCGTCTATTTTGCGCGTCTCACCGTCGGGAATGCAG